In Corynebacterium afermentans subsp. afermentans, a genomic segment contains:
- a CDS encoding DUF4192 domain-containing protein, protein MEPKPPGERLTVMDIQPQPHETNRPTTPITPYPSAELLRSPAQLIASIPAALGYFPNESVVLINAYSPPGASPTLEIGAYLDADVGNTESIQRALQRIPLPRHVATFAVIVTRVPESQMVSVAAEGLRMAADAFGEIVEACWTVSEIADGTPYQLLFGPDPDTANAVWEWSEGYEQGTVTSVAAAEPMGPLIDHGVLPELHKSEVFSHFAPVFEPDAETGEALTPGAHKRGTELFCHLKHAPAVAHAHIDKACGVFAAAPNMGLIDIEGDIIIDDVFNTPDDVELFAAMLSGSRLRDFLIVDALERPRAAGAVLLTIARNFRGEIRANALCLWAMVALSQGLVGWASAALSCAEGELPGHNLSGLLGSVMDVGQGHAVLELCRQGCVDTWSELER, encoded by the coding sequence ATGGAACCGAAACCGCCCGGCGAGCGTCTAACAGTTATGGATATTCAGCCACAACCGCACGAAACAAACCGTCCGACCACTCCAATCACGCCGTATCCGAGCGCGGAACTTCTCCGTTCGCCGGCACAACTCATCGCGTCCATTCCCGCCGCACTGGGCTACTTTCCCAACGAGTCGGTAGTGCTCATTAACGCGTACAGTCCGCCAGGGGCCTCTCCAACGTTGGAGATTGGGGCCTACCTCGACGCCGATGTGGGCAACACCGAAAGTATCCAGCGCGCGCTGCAACGAATTCCGCTACCACGTCATGTGGCCACCTTCGCAGTGATTGTGACGCGGGTGCCGGAATCGCAGATGGTTTCGGTAGCTGCGGAAGGATTGCGAATGGCGGCGGACGCCTTCGGGGAGATCGTTGAAGCCTGCTGGACTGTTTCTGAAATCGCCGACGGTACGCCTTACCAGCTGCTATTTGGGCCCGACCCGGATACCGCCAACGCAGTGTGGGAGTGGAGCGAAGGATACGAGCAGGGCACCGTGACGTCGGTGGCGGCCGCAGAGCCGATGGGCCCGCTCATCGACCACGGAGTCCTGCCGGAGCTGCACAAAAGCGAAGTATTCTCCCACTTTGCTCCGGTGTTTGAGCCTGATGCGGAAACGGGGGAAGCTCTCACACCCGGCGCGCATAAACGCGGCACCGAACTCTTCTGCCATCTGAAGCATGCCCCGGCAGTCGCGCATGCCCACATCGATAAAGCATGCGGTGTGTTTGCTGCAGCACCGAACATGGGGCTCATCGACATCGAAGGCGACATCATCATCGACGACGTATTCAACACCCCAGACGATGTCGAGCTGTTTGCCGCCATGCTCTCCGGAAGCAGACTGCGCGACTTTCTCATCGTCGACGCGCTAGAACGCCCGCGCGCGGCTGGGGCGGTGCTATTGACCATCGCCCGCAACTTCCGAGGGGAGATCAGGGCGAACGCCCTGTGTCTGTGGGCCATGGTCGCCCTGTCTCAGGGACTCGTCGGTTGGGCCAGCGCAGCACTATCCTGCGCCGAGGGAGAACTGCCAGGGCATAACCTGTCCGGATTGCTGGGAAGCGTGAT
- a CDS encoding PAC2 family protein: MYELEYPAPQVSGEPQNGPALIVAMHGYADAGHAIESAADHLKAALESRTVATFSNDELIDYRSRRPTVTLSHAEITDVADLQLDMRVVRDEKGQSFLLLSGPEPDLRWEAFSSAVADLADRFGVSKTICLYAAPMGAPHTRPLVVSAHGNDRELVGSMFTFDGMVSVPGSASVFIERELHKRGRPVAGYTAHVPHYVAASPYPHATFQLLQSVEDSTSLQFPLRSLEADMRRVSQQLAEQTHNSDEITHVVQALEEHYDREMQEYRDRHPQAMMPGEAQMPSGEEISEAFENYLTAIEDRDRNEQRSLPHSEETDQRLRDHFFIDPSAPERSLDDDQGDSTGGDTTDGGGDGDGPR; this comes from the coding sequence ATGTACGAACTTGAGTACCCAGCTCCGCAGGTGAGCGGGGAGCCTCAAAACGGTCCTGCCCTGATCGTCGCAATGCACGGTTACGCCGATGCAGGCCACGCCATTGAGTCCGCCGCTGACCACCTCAAGGCGGCGCTGGAGTCGAGGACAGTGGCAACGTTTAGCAACGACGAGCTGATTGATTATCGCTCCCGCCGCCCGACGGTGACGTTGTCGCACGCCGAGATCACCGATGTGGCTGATCTGCAGTTGGACATGCGTGTTGTGCGCGATGAGAAGGGCCAGTCCTTCCTGTTGCTTTCCGGCCCGGAGCCGGACCTGCGCTGGGAGGCCTTTAGTAGTGCGGTGGCGGATCTCGCGGACCGGTTCGGCGTGAGCAAGACCATTTGTCTTTACGCGGCTCCGATGGGCGCTCCGCACACCCGTCCCCTGGTGGTCTCCGCGCACGGCAACGACCGCGAGTTGGTCGGCTCCATGTTCACCTTCGACGGCATGGTCAGCGTGCCGGGCTCCGCATCGGTCTTTATTGAGCGGGAGCTGCACAAGCGCGGCCGCCCGGTTGCCGGGTACACGGCGCACGTGCCGCACTACGTGGCCGCCTCGCCGTACCCTCACGCGACGTTCCAGCTGCTGCAGTCCGTTGAGGATTCCACGAGCCTGCAGTTCCCGCTGCGTTCCTTGGAGGCGGATATGCGCCGGGTGTCGCAGCAGCTGGCGGAGCAGACGCACAACTCGGACGAGATCACGCACGTGGTGCAGGCTCTTGAGGAGCACTACGACCGGGAGATGCAGGAGTACCGCGACCGGCACCCGCAGGCGATGATGCCGGGCGAGGCGCAGATGCCCAGCGGCGAGGAGATCAGCGAGGCGTTTGAGAACTACCTCACCGCCATCGAGGACCGGGACCGCAACGAGCAGCGCAGCCTCCCCCACAGCGAAGAGACGGATCAGCGCCTACGCGACCATTTCTTCATCGATCCTTCAGCTCCCGAGCGTTCGCTTGACGACGACCAAGGGGATTCCACCGGAGGCGACACCACCGACGGTGGCGGCGACGGAGACGGCCCCCGTTAG
- a CDS encoding DEAD/DEAH box helicase, which produces MLTDLLEDIAQAPESLFEDAVWDSFNSWTSSRGISLYPAQEEASLALLAGDNVILATPTGSGKSMVANAAHFIAMARGQRTFYTAPIKALVSEKFFALCEIFGAENVGMMTGDASVNSNAPIIAATAEIVANIALREGKDARIDQVVMDEFHYYSEPERGWAWQVPLLELPKAQFLLMSATLGDTAWLEKDLTERTGRKTTYVGGAERPVPLDFHYVFSPVHETIEELLEDNKAPIYVVHFSQREATERAQALTSMNIITPEEKQRIADEIGDFRFTTTFGKTLSKLVRRGIGVHHAGMLPKYRRLVERLSQTGLLKVICGTDTLGVGINVPIRTVLITGLAKFDGTRQRILKSREFHQIAGRAGRAGYDTEGTVVVEAPEHEIENVKLRRKAGDDPKKLKKIRKKSARDGEVSWSENTFERLKVAEPEELTSQFKVSNSMLLNVVARPGDGYEHMRHLLRTNHNPRAKQNRDIIQAVNLFRGLINAGVVERTPDSPAFRPYTLTQELDRDFALNQPLSPFALAFLTLLDPESDAYTLDVISTFEAILDDPRQLLQAQQTAARGEEIAALKAEGVDYTERMAIIEDVTYPKPLADELEEAFATFTEGNPWAKEFELSPKSVVRDMIEHAMTFSDLIATYGLARSEGVVLRYLTDAWRTLSYSIPDTYMNDDLEDIVVWLGELIRQVDSSLIDEWAHMTGDDQPVSQDTIDRELAFGVEDPTALTANRRAFTIMVRNYFFRLVELFAYEKEDQLEDMLGYLEPDARVDWPAAMDDYFDEYTDVDLGPDARGPEFFRLEDSAGRAWRVTQIIKDPEGDNAFQLHGVVDLDASDEAGEVRLSSLGIREG; this is translated from the coding sequence ATGCTGACCGATTTGCTTGAAGACATTGCGCAGGCCCCCGAATCACTGTTCGAGGACGCCGTGTGGGACTCGTTCAATTCATGGACGTCTTCCCGTGGCATCTCGCTGTATCCGGCGCAGGAGGAGGCCTCGCTCGCGCTGCTTGCGGGCGACAACGTCATCTTGGCCACCCCGACCGGCTCGGGAAAGTCGATGGTGGCCAACGCCGCGCACTTCATCGCGATGGCGCGCGGCCAGCGCACGTTTTACACCGCACCGATTAAGGCGCTGGTGAGCGAGAAGTTCTTTGCGCTGTGCGAGATTTTCGGCGCGGAGAATGTCGGCATGATGACGGGCGACGCGTCCGTGAACTCGAACGCCCCGATCATCGCCGCCACCGCCGAGATCGTGGCCAACATCGCGCTGCGCGAAGGCAAGGACGCCCGGATCGACCAGGTGGTGATGGACGAGTTCCACTACTACTCGGAGCCGGAACGCGGCTGGGCGTGGCAGGTGCCGCTGCTGGAGCTGCCGAAGGCGCAGTTTTTGCTCATGTCCGCCACCTTGGGCGACACCGCCTGGCTGGAGAAGGACCTCACCGAGCGCACGGGCCGCAAGACCACCTACGTCGGCGGCGCGGAGCGCCCGGTTCCCTTGGACTTCCACTACGTGTTCTCCCCCGTGCACGAAACCATCGAGGAGCTGCTCGAAGACAACAAGGCGCCAATTTACGTGGTGCACTTTTCCCAGCGCGAGGCCACGGAGCGGGCGCAGGCGCTGACGAGCATGAACATCATCACCCCCGAGGAAAAGCAGCGCATCGCAGACGAGATCGGGGACTTCCGCTTTACCACGACCTTCGGCAAAACCCTGTCCAAGCTGGTTCGTCGTGGCATCGGTGTGCACCACGCGGGCATGCTGCCGAAGTACCGCCGCCTGGTGGAGCGGCTTTCCCAGACAGGGCTGTTGAAGGTCATCTGCGGCACCGACACATTGGGCGTGGGCATTAACGTGCCTATCCGCACGGTGCTGATCACCGGCTTGGCCAAGTTCGACGGCACCCGCCAACGCATCTTGAAGTCCCGCGAGTTCCACCAGATCGCCGGGCGTGCCGGGCGTGCGGGTTATGACACCGAGGGCACTGTCGTGGTCGAGGCCCCGGAGCACGAGATCGAGAACGTGAAGCTGCGCCGCAAGGCGGGCGACGACCCGAAGAAGCTGAAGAAGATCCGCAAGAAGTCAGCCCGCGACGGCGAGGTCAGCTGGTCCGAGAACACCTTCGAGCGCCTCAAGGTGGCCGAGCCGGAGGAGCTGACCAGCCAGTTCAAGGTGTCCAACTCTATGCTGCTCAACGTGGTGGCACGGCCCGGCGACGGCTACGAGCACATGCGCCACTTGCTGCGCACGAACCACAACCCGCGCGCGAAGCAGAACCGCGACATCATCCAGGCCGTGAACCTGTTCCGCGGCTTGATCAACGCCGGGGTAGTCGAGCGCACGCCAGACTCGCCCGCGTTCCGCCCGTACACGCTCACCCAGGAGCTGGACCGCGACTTCGCGCTGAACCAGCCGCTGTCCCCCTTCGCATTGGCGTTCCTCACGTTGCTCGACCCTGAGTCGGACGCGTACACCCTCGACGTCATCTCAACGTTCGAGGCGATTCTGGACGACCCGAGACAGCTGCTCCAAGCCCAGCAAACAGCGGCTCGCGGCGAAGAGATCGCCGCTCTGAAAGCAGAGGGGGTGGACTATACGGAGCGGATGGCCATCATTGAGGACGTCACCTACCCCAAGCCGCTTGCTGACGAACTAGAGGAGGCGTTCGCCACCTTCACGGAAGGCAATCCGTGGGCGAAAGAATTCGAGCTGTCGCCGAAATCGGTTGTGCGCGACATGATCGAGCACGCGATGACGTTTTCGGACCTCATCGCCACCTATGGTCTGGCCCGCTCGGAGGGCGTGGTGCTGCGCTACCTCACCGATGCGTGGCGCACCCTTTCCTATTCCATCCCGGACACCTACATGAACGATGATCTTGAGGACATCGTCGTGTGGCTCGGCGAGTTGATCCGACAGGTCGACTCGTCGCTCATCGACGAATGGGCGCACATGACCGGCGACGACCAGCCCGTGAGTCAAGACACCATCGACCGCGAGCTCGCGTTCGGTGTGGAAGACCCCACGGCGCTCACCGCCAACCGCCGCGCCTTCACCATCATGGTGCGCAACTATTTTTTCCGCCTAGTGGAACTTTTCGCGTACGAGAAGGAGGACCAGCTGGAGGACATGCTGGGCTACCTGGAGCCGGACGCGCGGGTGGACTGGCCAGCTGCAATGGACGACTACTTCGACGAATACACGGATGTGGACCTGGGCCCCGACGCGCGCGGCCCGGAGTTCTTCCGGCTGGAGGACTCTGCCGGCCGAGCGTGGAGGGTCACCCAAATTATCAAGGACCCCGAGGGGGACAACGCG